A region of the Callithrix jacchus isolate 240 chromosome 5, calJac240_pri, whole genome shotgun sequence genome:
GGCTTCTGTGGCTTCTCTGGAGCAGTAACAGCTGTCTCCCTGGGTGGAAGAACTGCAGAAGCCTTTACTATATCATTTGGGGATTTCCTAATGTCCTTGACTCCCACAGCGCTTTCCTCCCCTGCTCCAGCACCCACCTCCCAGGGACAGATTTCTGCCTTCCCAGCAGTCAGGATTTCCTTCACATCCAAAGAGCAAATGTTGGCAGCGTTGCTTCCCATGCTGCCTGACATCTGGAGATGAGTTTGGGGTCTCTCTGTTTCTTGAGGACGTGGTTGTGGTGAGAAGCTGCCAAGGTCCATACTCTCCCAGGGACAGACTGCTTCCTGCTTTTGGATCTGCCCTGCAGGCTTTTCCCAAGCTGTGACATCTTGTATTTCTGATTTTCCAGGCATTTTCTCCTTGTCCTTTTGAGATTCTCCTCCTCTTGGTGCCTGTGCTGATGTCCATTCCCCTATTGTTCTTTCATTTACCTCCCAGGGACAGATTTCGGCCTTGGCAGGTGTTGCTTCCTGTGCCTCCGGCCTGAGATCTTCCTGTGGACATGTCTGCGTTGCTCTGCGTCCTCCACTGCATAGGAAGTGGCCACCAGCTTTGGATGAGGAATTGTCTAGACATGGGCTGGAGTGCCCAGGGACCGTCCTCTCCCAGGGACACACCGACTCCTGCTGTTGACTTAATTTCTGCCCTGCTTTCACAGTTTGTTCCCCCATATCTCCAAAGCTTCCTTTTCTGGaggccttttccttttcttggagAGATTCTCCACCTGTTCCCAGATTCAGTGTTTCCTGCCCCATCACCTTATCAACCAGCTCCCAGGGACAGATCTCTCCTTTCCCGACAGCAGGAGCATCTCCTGCCTCCCAGGGACACACTTCAGCAATGCCGCTACCCAGACTCCCTGAACACTCTGAGCTTCCTGGGGTCTTAATTGAGACTGCTGAGGGGCCCCGGAAATCTGTACTTTCCCACGGACAGAGAGACTCCAAGTCTCCACCCAGTTTCTGTTCTCTCCAAAAGGTTTCTTTCctggttttctgcttttcttgagAGAGATCCTTTACCACCTCTTGGGCTGGTTTCCCACCCTCGCCTCTTTCACTTGCCTCCCAGGGACACAGCTCCGCCCTGGCGATGTCAGGTGTATGAGTGACTGGGCCAGCAGCTTGCCCCGCAGGCTTCTTCACATTCCTGGCCTCCACACTGCCCTCTGCCTCAGATCTGTCTCTGATTCTGCCAGGGTCCTGAGGAGCTAACCCAGGGAAAAGACCTCCATGATCGGCACTCTCCCAGGGACACACAGCTTCCTGCTCCCTCACCAGCCTCTCTGATCTTTTCCTCATCATGGCAGCCACATCGGTGGGCTCCGATTTTCCCGGGGCCCCCACCCTCTTTTCTTGGGAGTCACCTGGGTCTTGTCTTAGTGCCTTCAACTCAGGGGCTGCTTCACTCATCTCCCAGGGGCAGATTTCGGCCTTGCTACCACTGTCCGGCTGATGCGTTTCTAATTCAGTGATCTCCCAGGGGCATACCTCTGCCACCCTGTGGTCAGCACTACCCAGGGGCTGGAGCGTGGCAAGCCCTGTTTTACCTGCTATCTCAGCTTTCTGCTCCCCTAGACCCTGGAGCGTCTTCCTGCCTCTGTCCTCTTGTTCCCTGCTGCCCTCCCGTTGACAGACTTGGAGCATCCTGCTGGTGTGAGCATTCTGTTGGTTCTGAAGGGACTCCTCGTCATCGCAGGGGGCAAGAGCGGCCTGCTTACTCACCGCCTTGGGCCGGCCTAGCCTGGGCGATCGGGAGGCTGCCCCCACACTCTCTCCCACAGCCCTGCCATTCTGCCCCTCAGGACTCTCCTCCACACTCCCCTTCTCTCTGTAGGTGCTCCGAGAGCGGGTCAGAGCTCTAATCGCCAGCCCCAGGCTGTGCATGGAACCCTGCTGAACAGGGGCCTTGAGGCTGTGGGATTTCAGGAAGATCTTGGACCGCTCCATGTCATTAGCTTCCCTCTGGAGGTGCGCGTCTCCAGTGTCCATCTCATTCTCCCCAGCCCTGCTTTTCTCTACTGCAGCAGAGAGAGCCCTCCAGAGCCTAGCTCGAGCGGGGGCAGGAGAAGGGTGGCTTCGCTCTGGCCCTGAGGGGCCTTcctgggccacattttctttcttgaccGGCAGTTCTGCGTTCTCCCAGGGGCAGATGTAGGTGAGTAAGTTGGGGCTTTGGGGGGCTACTGGGACTGGtgccagggcaggggctggggttgGAGCTAAAGCTGTCAGCAGAGTTGGAGccaaggtggaggtgggagagagCATCCTTGGCTCTCCCAGGCAGGCCCCAGACAGGGCCAAGATGGGGGTGGAGACCTGGTGCCGGATGGGTGGGTGAGGCAGCCTGCTCCCAGCCTCCTGGTGAAGCCTTCCAGAGATGTGAGAGCTGTCCATGCTGCTGCTCTTGGCAGGGGAAGGTGGAGCTGACAGGGGGGGCCCTCGAGGCTGCTCCAGCCTCCGGGCCGATGGCCTCCGCACCAGGCTGGCCATGGCTGCCTCGGCCTTCTTCCGCTCCTCCCGCTCCTTTGCTTGCCGGTAGGTCTCCTCCAGGTAGGCCTGGCTGGCCATGAGCAAGGCCTTTTCCCTGGAGCCAGCCACACTGAGCGACTTCTGCAGAGGGGCAGGCCGGGCTCTGGGGAGCCTCTCTCCCACTGTCAGGTTGTGGGCGCTGGCCGACCTGAAGCCCAGGGCAGGGGGCCCATCCACAGACTCCTGGCTCTCTATTCGAGAGGCCTTCTTGGCCAGCTTCCTCCTCAGCAGTGAGTCAAAAAGAGGCAGGTCCTGCTCCCTGCGCTGGTCATAGGTGCTGCGGGACTTGCGAGCCCGTGTCCCCTCGGGTTCATGGAGGCTGGAGCTGAGGAGCCGGTGGCGGGAGGAGCCAGGCAGGCTGCCGCGGCCCGGGGAGCCTGAGTCTCGGGAGTGCTGCCTGGCCAGGGTCTCGGGGAATTCTGCCAGGTACCTGATGAAGGAGCGGCCCAGCCCCTGGCGTGAACTGCCCCGCTTCTTGGGCAGGTGGGGGTTGTTCGCAGCCATTTCCTTGGTCTTGTGGACCTCCAGCTGGGCATAGAGCTTCTTTAGCTCATTCTGTGAGGTGGCAGGAAGGAAAGCAGGGCTGTAGGTGAGCTCCCTCCATTCCCTGGCTGGCTGTCCCTCCACCCTTTCGTAAACCATTTTCCCTGGGGGATCTCTTTCCATCAAGCTGTATCTCTTCCCTGCTTCTAAAACTCTCAGAATTCACCTCTTTGTTCACCTGTGAGATCAGTTGCCAACCTGAGTCCCAGCCAGATGCAGTCAGCTCAGAGGACTCAGGTGTACTACCTTCTCTGGGGCATTGTGGTCAGGTGGAAAGTCAGTAGCTTGGGGGACCCTCAATGTGCTGTGTGCCTGGCGGCTGTTTTCATGACCCCTCTGAGCCTCTGCATTTCCTGTAAAGCAGTGTTACCTGGGTGACCAGTGTCAACTTCCTTAAGAGCATTATATGAGATTGAGACTAGTGGGTATGAAATGTGGTGTTCAGGTGTAAGTGATGGAATGGGGCTTTCAAAGTCTTATGACCTGAGTTTCTCCCCAAAGCCAGATAGGGGCTGCAGACTGGCTTGTGTTCCAAAAAGTAGAGAGTTAGGGGTGGAGTTGCCCCTCCATACTTCCTGCCCTTCAGCTGGATTGGGGTCTCAGGAGGCAGGGCAGGAAGAGCTCAGAGGGTGAGGACACAAGGGGGAAATGGGCAGGGGCAGTTGGTATAAGGAAGGACTCGGGAGATGTAAGGACTCTGCCTTGTGAGCCTGCAGACAAGTCAGGTGTGGAGGGAGCCCTAGTAGAGGTGGAGGGATGGAGAGAATGGCTTCCCAGGATGGTTCCTAGACCGTGGATTGTATAAAACAATGGGCTTAGACTCAGCTCTCCTTGTATGTTACCCACTGAGCCTTATTAGGGTTCTGGTGACTATAATGATATTTTTGagcacagaaatgaaaataaacattctcTTCCAGTGTAGACCCAGGAAGAACTTCCTCTCTCTAAGACCTGCCAGGTCCAGGGAGAGGGGATCCTGGTGGCCACTCACTGCCTGATCTACCCAACCCCACAGATGGCCCTAGGGTCCCAACCATCCTGCTTTGCTGGGGGCTaaggtttttgtgtgttttgttttttttgttttttttgagacagagttgtgttctgtcacccaggcgggagtgcagtggcatgatctcagcttactgcagccttgatttaccaggctccagtgatcctactcccacctcagccttctgagtagctgggaccacagacatgcaccatcacgtccagctaattgttgtatttttactagagatgggatttttgtcatgttggccaggctggtcttaaactctgggcctcaagtgatccgccttggccaccatgcctggccagctgaGGGGTTTCTTAGTCTGCCCCCCACCTGATGCTCCTGCTGAGTGAGAGTGGAAGACATGAGGGAGTAGGTCTCCACTCTTGGCCCTGCCTCTAGCTTGCCACATGGCCTGGGCTTCTGGCATCTggttctgtggctttggggtttTCCCACTTGGGTGTGTGTGGCCTCCTTTGAATAGAGTCAGGGGAATCAGTTTTGGGCAGTGGTGGAGAAGGGAGAGAGCAGGTCTTGGAGGGAAGAGGACTCACAGTGGCACACAGCCCAGGTGGCAGGGCCCAGTTCTCCCTCCGCTCCATTCCTAAAAGCTAGCATtaaaaggaggcagggagggtgaCACATACCCGAATGTCTCCAGGGTCCAGGCTGTGCTCACTCCAGGCTGAGGCGATGCTACTGCCAAGGTAGGAGCCCGAGTGCTGCAGGTCCAGCTCATCCTCACACACCTCATCCACCATCTCCTCCTGGGGAGGAGcccccagcttccagaactggcAGGGGCACATGTGAGTGGGAATAAGACTCACCCTGGTTCTCTGTCCACTCCTACTCTCACCTGCCCTGGGGAATGCATCTTTACTTGGTGATGCTTCATCCCTTCTCTGATTTGGAATTCTGGGGGTCTTTAGAGTTTTACTCCCGTCATCCTCCCTGACTCCAGCTCAGAGAGCAGGGTGGTTTCAAGCCCCCCACCCTGCAATTCCTAGTCTGGTCCTTCagctcccccacctctccctgtGTACCTGCTTCTGAGTAGATTATCAGAGTGTGCCAACCTTCCAGCTGCAAGAGAGATCCTCTCCAGCTCTGGTTCTTCTTTCCCTTGCCCAGGAACTGGAAGCAGAGAGCATCCCCCTCAAGTGGGCTCCTAGCTTAGGGCCCCTGGCACTCTACTCACTCACCCAGCACCTTCTGTTGTCCTCACCCTGGCCTGCAGAGGGCGCTGCGGGACAACAGCTCCACAGCACCCCtgaaggaggggctggggtctgccTCACAGGCAGGAGGGGAAGGCCTCACCTTAGGGATGAAGATCAGAGCCAGTGTGGCCGTGACTGTGCTATGGGtgtggaagaagaagaggaggagggtcCAGTCCGGGTGCAGGGAGGGAACCAGCACAAACCTGGGGGCGGGATGGGGGTGTGGGTCATTACTGCAGGCGGGAGGGGCCACTTCCGCTTCACCTTCTCACTAGTGTttcaccccagccccagccctgatCCCCTTAGGACAAGGAGGCTTTCTGCCCTATCCTGTCTTCTCCAGGATTTATGTCCCACCTCAATCCCGTTAATCCCCACCTCCAAGGAGCCTTCCCAGACTATTCCAGCTCACTTTCTTTGGCTGTGTATAGCACAGACGTGTGCTTCACACTCTTAGGCCCACTCTGTGGGTTAACTCTGCCTCCACCACAGGGCCTGGTCCTTACCGACACACAGCAGCCTGCTGCTCTTATGGCTGAGGAGTGAGGGCAGAAGGCAGGGAGGACTGAGCAAGTGTGGGAAGGGGTTAGGTGCTGGAGAGGTGCTTTGGGAGGGGTAAAGAGTTAGGAGGAAGGTACTAGTCCTCCTCTTGTGTGTCAGGGGCCTCTTTACCTGTGCCAGGCCTGGAGTACAGTATAGTAGGGACATCTGGGGGGTAGGGAGAGAGCTAGAAGTGGGGGCCTTCCTCACCGTGCTGAGGCATAGCAGTGTCACCAGGAAGCATAGCAGTGTCACCAGGATGGCGTGGGATGGGAGAGGTGAGGAGTGGTGTTAAGAGTGtaagggggccaggcatggtggctcacgcctgtaatcccagtactttcggaggccaaggcaggcagatcacaaggtcaggactttgagaccagcctgaccaatgtggtgaaaccccgtctctactaaaaatacaaaaattagccgggcgtggtggcaggtgcctgtggtcccaactactggggaggctgaggcaagagaatcgcttgaaactgtgaggcagaggttgcagtgagccaagacggcctcacagtactccatcctgggctacagagaaagactcaatctcaaaatatCAGAATGGAAGGGGCTGTGGTTGGTAGGTGGGTCGATCCTCACCTGGCCGTGTGGAAGGCAGTGGAAAGCAGCAGCTCGTTGTGCAGGGCGATGCCCATGTAGCGTGGCTCATAGAAGGCGGAGAGCACAGCCCGCGTGGCGTAGCACAGGAAGCTGCCccagcacagcagcagcagctcagctgtaaggaggcaggagggagagagccGGCGCCGCCTCAGCACCGCGCCACCCCTTTCTCTGAAGGATGTGCTAGGGGTAGCCTGGTCCGGGGGTCTAGGGACAAGGCAGGAGAACCAGAACAAGAGGACCCAGGGAGGATGAGAGTCAGGGATGGGCATGAGGCCGGGCTCAGCAGAAGAAGCTCACCCACAACCATGATGTAGTCCCAGCGGTCATGGTGACATAGGTAGAAATGGCGGCCAGTGGGAGTGTGGCCTCGGATCACCAGAGGTGCGTGCTGGATGCCTCGCTCCAGGGCGCCCACGGTCCACACAACCAGGAAGCCCAGCACAGGTAGCAGGAGTAGCCCCAGGCGCCACAGCAGCCGCCTGCTGCTCAGAAGGGTGCTCCGCTGGGCCGCTCGAGACAGAAACAGCTGCAGCACTCTGCGAGGGTTAGGATGCATAGGGTTGGCcttgtgcggtggctcacgcttgtaatcccagcactttgggaggccgaggcgagcagatcacgaggtcaggagtttgagaccaacctggccaacacagtcaaaccccgtctctactaaaaatacaaaaattagctgggtgtggtggcgcgcctataatcccagctactcaggaggctgaggggggagaatccTTGAacgcaggagaatccttgaatcggggaggcagaggttgcagtgagcagagatcgcaccactacactccagcctgggtgacagagctagactctgcctcaaaaaagaaaaaaaaaatgaatacacagGGTAGATGGCAGGGACCTGGGAGGACTACGGAGAGGGAGCCAGTGCCCTGGCCTCTGTCCATTGCTGCCCTCCCCTCCACACAGGTACCTGTCCTTCCATCCTTTTCATGGTTTGCTGCCTCTTGCCACCCACCCAAAAGTTACATGGAGGAGAAGGCTATGGTGATGGGGGTTGTCCTTGGGGGAACAGGGGAGTGGGGCTGGCAAGGGTCTGGCTTTGAAAAACAGCATTCCATGAGTGAGCTGGGGTGGTCTGGGATGAGCAGCATGAGAGCAAAGTCTGCCTCAGGCCATACCTGTAAAGCTTGAGTATGATGGTGCCGTAGACAATTGCAAAACCCAGCAGCCGCACCCAGCGAAGAGCAATGCAGCGGAATACACTGGGCTTGAAGTATAGGATGAAGACCTGGTGGGAAGGGCCAAAAGTCTCTGCTCTCCACGGTGCTTCTGCTGTGGGCGAGGCCCATGCTAAGCTCATTGTGGATCCTCCCAACAACCCTGAAATAGAGGCATCACCACCTTCATTCTGCAGAGGAGCAGCTGAAGTGTCaaagaggttaggtaacttgccctAAGTCACCCTGCAAGTCACAGAGCTCTTTTAAGCCTGGGGCTCCGGAACTCATAGACCAGCTTGCCATTTGTGGGTATGAGTAGGGGAAATCTGAAGTCTCTGAATCCCCTCAAGAGGGCAGAGAAGAGGAAGGGTTCTGGGGCTATAGGGGATGCTGGAAGGTAGGGCCAGCCTCTGACCACAGACTCACAGGAAAGTAAAGCAGCAGGAATCCAAAAAGGACGGTTTCCAGCAGGACCACTCCAGATGCCCAGATCCTCTGTGAAGCAAGGAGAGAGGCATGTGAGCAGATCTTGGATGATAGTGCCGGAGGCTCTCAGGCCCTGAGCTAAGGCTTCACCCTGTAACACTGGCTCTGCCCTCTCTGACCACAGTCACACCCCCACTGTCACCACAGGCTCAGCTCCACTGGCACTAAACCTGGCTAAGGCCGAGGTTTCACATCATTCCCACACACGTCACTGTGTTCTCCCCTTCCCGCTCAGGGCCTTGCTGCAGACCTCGGCTCAAATCAGAGGCTGCTGGAGCTGGAAGGGATCTCATGCGTTCCTCAAGCATTGGGTCAGGCTGCTCCCTTGCCTAGAATCAGGTACCCCTTCTTGGCCCAGTAAGTGTCCAGTTAACCTTCAAGCCTGGCTCATGTCATATCCAGAATGTCTTTCCCATGCCATCTCAGGCAGGATGACTTTCTG
Encoded here:
- the GPR179 gene encoding LOW QUALITY PROTEIN: putative G-protein coupled receptor 179 (The sequence of the model RefSeq protein was modified relative to this genomic sequence to represent the inferred CDS: substituted 1 base at 1 genomic stop codon), producing the protein MGARGAVLPPPVWGLIGCYFVCSWALGGPRPLRSLPPLSSQVEPGSVPMQVPPEEAEAALAYLYSGDAQQLSQANCSEGYEAHGAGAMPGLPPTLQGAAGTLAQAANFLNMLLQANDIRESSVEEDVEWYQALVRSVAEGDPRAYRALLTFNSPPGASHLQLALQATRTGEETILQDLSRNWVQEESPPGDQDTPALKKRVLTNDLGSLGSPKWPQADGYVGDTQQVRLSPPFLECQEGRLRPGWLITLSATFYGLKPDLSPEVRGQVQMAIDLQSVDIDQCASGPGWYSSTHLCDLNSTQCVPLESQGFVLGRYLCRCRPGFYGASPSGGLEESAFQSTGQFGSPEGRSGRLLRCLPCPEGCSSCMDATPCLVEEAVALRATVLACQACCMLAIFLSMLVSYRCRRNKRIWASGVVLLETVLFGFLLLYFPVFILYFKPSVFRCIALRWVRLLGFAIVYGTIILKLYRVLQLFLSRAAQRSTLLSSRRLLWRLGLLLLPVLGFLVVWTVGALERGIQHAPLVIRGHTPTGRHFYLCHHDRWDYIMVVAELLLLCWGSFLCYATRAVLSAFYEPRYMGIALHNELLLSTAFHTARFVLVPSLHPDWTLLLFFFHTHSTVTATLALIFIPKFWKLGAPPQEEMVDEVCEDELDLQHSGSYLGSSIASAWSEHSLDPGDIRNELKKLYAQLEVHKTKEMAANNPHLPKKRGSSRQGLGRSFIRYLAEFPETLARQHSRDSGSPGRGSLPGSSRHRLLSSSLHEPEGTRARKSRSTYDQRREQDLPLFDSLLRRKLAKKASRIESQESVDGPPALGFRSASAHNLTVGERLPRARPAPLQKSLSVAGSREKALLMASQAYLEETYRQAKEREERKKAEAAMASLVRRPSARRLEQPRGPPLSAPPSPAKSSSMDSSHISGRLHQEAGSRLPHPPIRHQVSTPILALSGACLGEPRMLSPTSTLAPTLLTALAPTPAPALAPVPVAPQSPNLLTYICPWENAELPVKKENVAQEGPSGPERSHPSPAPARARLWRALSAAVEKSRAGENEMDTGDAHLQREANDMERSKIFLKSHSLKAPVQQGSMHSLGLAIRALTRSRSTYREKGSVEESPEGQNGRAVGESVGAASRSPRLGRPKAVSKQAALAPCDDEESLQNQQNAHTSRMLQVCQREGSREQEDRGRKTLQGLGEQKAEIAGKTGLATLQPLGSADHRVAEVCPWEITELETHQPDSGSKAEICPWEMSEAAPELKALRQDPGDSQEKRVGAPGKSEPTDVAAMMRKRSERLVREQEAVCPWESADHGGLFPGLAPQDPGRIRDRSEAEGSVEARNVKKPAGQAAGPVTHTPDIARAELCPWEASERGEGGKPAQEVVKDLSQEKQKTRKETFWREQKLGGDLESLCPWESTDFRGPSAVSIKTPGSSECSGSLGSGIAEVCPWEAGDAPAVGKGEICPWELVDKVMGQETLNLGTGGESLQEKEKASRKGSFGDMGEQTVKAGQKLSQQQESVCPWERTVPGHSSPCLDNSSSKAGGHFLCSGGRRATQTCPQEDLRPEAQEATPAKAEICPWEVNERTIGEWTSAQAPRGGESQKDKEKMPGKSEIQDVTAWEKPAGQIQKQEAVCPWESMDLGSFSPQPRPQETERPQTHLQMSGSMGSNAANICSLDVKEILTAGKAEICPWEVGAGAGEESAVGVKDIRKSPNDIVKASAVLPPRETAVTAPEKPQKPTPEWEVACPWGSVGPGASSQHSDTLDADGPKSEFQELDHAGCRPAKACPWEVQEAAISEKAEICPWEVNEGTIGKGLDKETGSESAEQREKALEKGELTSLGEDLSKGMTKLCQEQEAICLWENQDLRESPAWAPKISDLPTSMSSEVAEGHSLEATEKGDLRQDAKTGSFSEHVTQEKAPASNAEESTPEDEEKTSNELQSVCPWKSSAPAISFSYPDRQCPDQPKASSQKLVSTGGRAIDVCPWDVPDASMYTLDSSAKVKTCPWEVTDRIPVKEVSRQDGKGDSQEEKDRDPENSEPKGVPVQKKSEMEEEAVCPWESQDGRGLPLQPAPDASDSSSSEATGSVETSVAEVCLWEVEEAPSAKEAEICPWEAGGGAAEEGGLEQEVEQESQGQGEMFLXKVGPGETEEHFSKAAAEPREQDAVCPGEGTGSGGLLLQSGALDPDQLKVSPQGAGSVGSRMAELCQWEITDPEGNKIKGTMADICPGEETGVPSKESGLLALTATRTEFFPTAPEKPLCLLVHGPLDHFLPESKILCPRVSRPASTTTLEGVRELQGSSGLESRTSLAPEPSLQEGEAQSSSLTEDPGQIALEAQHEEFSPPMAYPWDWE